TCGACGAGGAAGCCGCTTTCGCGCTGCCGGGCATAGAGCGTACGCATGCCCTGGATCATGGTTTCTGCAATGACTTCGAAAAGATGATGTGCCAGCGGCGCGTCGGCGAGCAAGTCGCTGAAGATTTCCGCGCCGCGAAGGCGGAATGCCGTGTTCAGCACCCCCTGCCAGTTGACATACCCGGAAACCACGCCGCATTCGCGGGCAATCACGTCTATTTGCTCGAACAATTGACGGCCCGCCTCGGATTCTTCAAGGGAAACGGGCCGAAGGGATGCGATTTCGCGGGGCGTCAGGAACGCGTGTTCCGCGGCGGGCCAGTTGTCGGCGGCGTAACGGCAGGGAACGCGGAACAACCGCGCCACAAACGTGGCGCCGTGTACGCCGTCAATGGTCATGGCTGGCGCGCCGTCGCCGGTGCCGCTGAACGGAATTCCGGGGAACGCGCGGCGCAGTTCGCGGCGCATCCGTGCCAGCGTTTCCCCGCGATAGACGGGGTCGAGGTGCCATCGTTCCGAGAAGTCGATACCGCAACGGGCTCGAAACCAGCGGGGCGTGAAACCGAATTCGACACGCACGGGCGGTTCCGCGCCCGTGCAGGGCGCACGGGTCGCGGGCGCGGCGGGCGCGATGTAACTGCGCAAGGTCTTCATGGTTTCGGGCACGCAGCGCACTCCCTGTTGTCATCTACAAGGGCTGGCAAATATCGTACAGGCAAGATGGGGCACGGGCAAGGCCTCCGGCGCAGCATGCGCTCATCTATTGCATTGCGCTTCGAAAATGCATAATCTCATGAAAGAACCGGGTCGCAGCGGCCGAACTTTCGGGGAACAGGCCTCATGTATGAGGCATTGAATTGTGGCTTTTTTGTATTCCATACGGTCTTTGTCCTGTTTGTCCTGTCCGGATGGTTGTGGCGGCTGACACGCCCGTGTCACCTTGCGGCATGCATCCTGACGGCTTTTTCCTGGGGCGTGCTCGGGCTGCGCTATGGTTTCGGGTACTGTCCCTTCACGGACTGGCACTGGCGTGTCCGGGTGCAACTGGGCGAGGGCGATATGCCGCGTTCGTACCTCAAATTCCTCCTCGACAAGATCACCGGCCTGGACTTCGACGCCGGTCTCGTGGACACGTCCGCCATCGTCGTGTTTGCTGTCGTGAGCGCGATTTCCTTGATATGTTGCGTCCGAGATTGGCGGCGAAAGCAGAATAGTCATGTCACTGGAGACTGCCCGTGATGGTTGAAACGCGAGACAGCTGGCCAAAGCGAGTCGAAGACGTTGAGCACCTCGAGGAACTCCTGAGCCGCCCCACCGACGGCGTCATTGAGACTATGGCGCGTCTGCAAGGCGACATCGTCGTGCTCGGCGCCGGCGGGAAGATGGGCCCGTCGCTGGCGCGCATGGCGCGGCGCGCATCGGACACCGCGGGCGTGAAACGGCGGGTCACCGGTGTGGCGCGGTTTTCGTCGCCGGAGACAGTGACCCGTCTCGAACGGCATGGCGTCGAGACGCTTCGCTGTGACCTGCTGGATGAAGATGCTCTGGACTCTTTGCCCGACGCGGAGAACGTCGTTTTCATGGCGGGCATGAAATTCGGCGCGACGTGCA
This region of Candidatus Hydrogenedentota bacterium genomic DNA includes:
- a CDS encoding DUF2784 domain-containing protein — encoded protein: MYEALNCGFFVFHTVFVLFVLSGWLWRLTRPCHLAACILTAFSWGVLGLRYGFGYCPFTDWHWRVRVQLGEGDMPRSYLKFLLDKITGLDFDAGLVDTSAIVVFAVVSAISLICCVRDWRRKQNSHVTGDCP